In Sporichthya polymorpha DSM 43042, a genomic segment contains:
- a CDS encoding CoA transferase: MTGVRVLEVAQYTFVPAAGAVLADWGAEVVKIEHAERGDAQRGLIKLRGYDAYSQGSSFVPVMEGPNRGKRSVGLDLGNPAARPVLDELIRRSDVFLTNYLPSARAKLGIDVEDVRAINPEIVYVRGSGFGQRGPEADKGGYDSTAFWARGGSAAGATSPGADDLTRMPAGAYGDSTGGLTIAGGVAAALFKRATTGETSVVDVSLLGVGAWATQFSVNLALLAGGSLPEKNRPRHGSVSNPLTGAYRTADDRWIELMMLQPGRYWAEFCAAVGRDDLTTDPRFATTEALMANAPAAGEIVAEVIAARPLAEWLDVLGKISGQWGVVQNAWEVGQDPALRANGGIVPVVDAEGVERELVANPVQFDQTPPQLTRAPQFAEHTDEVLRELGLSDEELIALKIAGAAT; this comes from the coding sequence ATGACGGGCGTGCGGGTGCTTGAGGTCGCCCAGTACACGTTCGTGCCGGCGGCCGGGGCGGTGCTCGCGGACTGGGGTGCGGAGGTCGTGAAGATCGAGCACGCCGAGCGCGGGGACGCACAGCGCGGACTGATCAAGCTCCGGGGCTACGACGCCTACAGCCAGGGGTCGTCGTTCGTCCCCGTCATGGAGGGCCCGAACCGCGGCAAGCGGAGCGTCGGGCTCGACCTGGGCAACCCGGCGGCGCGGCCGGTCCTCGACGAGTTGATCCGCCGCAGCGACGTCTTCCTCACGAACTACCTGCCGAGCGCGCGGGCGAAGCTGGGCATCGACGTCGAGGACGTGCGCGCGATCAACCCCGAGATCGTCTACGTCCGCGGCAGCGGTTTCGGCCAGCGCGGGCCCGAGGCCGACAAGGGCGGTTACGACAGCACCGCGTTCTGGGCCCGCGGCGGCAGCGCGGCCGGGGCGACGTCGCCCGGCGCCGACGACCTCACCCGCATGCCCGCCGGCGCGTACGGCGACTCGACCGGCGGCCTGACGATCGCCGGCGGTGTCGCGGCCGCGTTGTTCAAGCGCGCGACGACGGGGGAGACGTCGGTCGTCGACGTCTCGCTGCTCGGCGTCGGGGCCTGGGCGACGCAGTTCAGCGTGAACCTCGCGCTGCTGGCCGGCGGTTCGCTGCCGGAGAAGAACCGGCCGCGCCACGGCTCGGTGTCCAACCCGCTGACCGGCGCTTACCGCACCGCGGACGACCGGTGGATCGAGCTGATGATGCTTCAGCCCGGTCGCTACTGGGCGGAGTTCTGCGCGGCCGTCGGCCGCGACGACCTCACCACCGACCCGCGCTTCGCGACGACCGAGGCTCTCATGGCCAACGCTCCCGCCGCGGGCGAGATCGTCGCCGAAGTCATCGCCGCGCGGCCGCTCGCCGAGTGGCTCGACGTCCTCGGCAAGATCTCCGGGCAGTGGGGTGTCGTGCAGAACGCCTGGGAGGTCGGTCAGGATCCGGCGCTGCGGGCCAACGGCGGCATCGTCCCGGTCGTCGACGCGGAGGGTGTCGAGCGCGAGCTCGTGGCCAACCCCGTGCAGTTCGACCAGACCCCGCCGCAGCTCACGCGCGCGCCGCAGTTCGCCGAGCACACCGACGAGGTCCTGCGCGAGCTCGGCCTCTCCGACGAGGAACTGATCGCCCTCAAGATCGCCGGAGCCGCCACGTGA
- a CDS encoding thiolase C-terminal domain-containing protein — protein sequence MGERFERDSVISGVARSAVGRRLGRSALDLTVEAALGAIADAGLRPEDVDGLCTYPGGYADTSRGYGGPPPAEVQDALRLNLTWFQGSGELPGQLGALVAAMMAISTGLARHVLVYRTVTESSVQGALGRGSVLPGLEQAGSYGVWSQPFGGISPANWIAPIAMRHMHDFGTTREQLGQIAVTARRHAALDSQAAVYTAPLSMEDYLAARMISTPLCLLDCDVPVDGSTALIVSTAAHAADTPHGAVRVEAVGTALTGRPSWDQYADLASMPAQGAARHLWSRTDLKPSDVHVAQLYDGFSILALVWLEALGFCGHGEGGAFLEGGANIALDGTLPLNTNGGQLSGGRLHGYGLLQEAVVQLRGTAGGRQVPGAEVAVVANGGGPVAGAVLLTR from the coding sequence ATGGGTGAGCGCTTCGAGCGCGACTCCGTGATCAGCGGCGTCGCACGGTCGGCGGTCGGACGGCGACTGGGCCGGTCGGCGCTCGACCTGACGGTGGAGGCCGCCCTCGGCGCGATCGCGGACGCCGGGCTGCGACCCGAGGACGTCGACGGCCTCTGCACCTATCCGGGCGGCTACGCGGACACCTCGCGAGGTTACGGCGGTCCCCCGCCCGCGGAGGTGCAGGACGCGCTGCGCTTGAACCTGACGTGGTTTCAGGGATCGGGCGAACTGCCCGGTCAGCTCGGGGCCCTCGTCGCGGCGATGATGGCGATCTCGACCGGGTTGGCGCGGCACGTGCTCGTCTACCGGACCGTCACCGAGTCCTCGGTCCAGGGCGCCCTCGGCCGCGGGTCGGTGCTGCCCGGACTGGAACAGGCGGGCAGCTACGGCGTCTGGAGCCAGCCGTTCGGCGGGATCTCCCCCGCGAACTGGATCGCGCCGATCGCCATGCGGCACATGCACGACTTCGGCACGACGCGTGAGCAGCTCGGGCAGATCGCGGTCACGGCCCGGCGGCACGCGGCGCTCGATTCCCAGGCCGCGGTCTACACCGCTCCTCTGAGCATGGAGGACTACCTCGCGGCCCGGATGATCTCGACGCCGCTGTGCCTGCTCGACTGCGACGTCCCCGTCGACGGCTCGACGGCGCTGATCGTGTCGACGGCTGCCCACGCCGCCGACACCCCGCACGGCGCGGTGCGCGTCGAGGCCGTCGGGACGGCGCTGACCGGCCGGCCATCATGGGACCAGTACGCGGACCTGGCCTCGATGCCGGCGCAGGGCGCAGCCCGGCACCTGTGGAGCCGCACCGACCTCAAGCCGTCCGACGTCCACGTCGCCCAGCTCTACGACGGGTTCTCGATCCTCGCGCTGGTGTGGCTGGAGGCGCTCGGCTTCTGCGGCCACGGCGAGGGAGGTGCGTTCCTGGAGGGCGGGGCGAACATCGCCCTCGACGGGACGTTGCCGCTCAACACCAACGGCGGCCAGCTCTCCGGCGGGCGGCTCCATGGGTATGGGCTCCTGCAGGAGGCAGTGGTCCAGCTCCGCGGCACCGCGGGGGGCCGGCAGGTCCCCGGCGCCGAGGTCGCGGTCGTCGCCAACGGCGGCGGACCCGTGGCCGGGGCCGTCCTGCTGACCCGCTGA
- a CDS encoding HAD family hydrolase — MTVTAVAFDFGGVLTHSAFAGFNTYEAELGLPTDALVTFFRDDPKMGLLETGQLTSREFMKYVCIEAERRHGTRIDMKRLGAAASEGQVLNPAMLAFVEEVREHATTALLTNNVAEAAWRATFPFHLFEVVVDSSEAGVRKPEPQIYRVLLDKLDRPASQVAFVDDLAVNVDGAAALGIHPILFTGLDACRAELVRLGALLAPQPA, encoded by the coding sequence ATGACGGTGACGGCGGTGGCGTTCGACTTCGGCGGGGTGCTAACGCACTCGGCGTTCGCGGGCTTCAACACCTACGAGGCGGAGCTCGGGCTGCCGACCGACGCGCTGGTCACGTTCTTCCGGGACGACCCGAAGATGGGGCTCCTCGAGACGGGGCAGCTGACGTCGCGCGAGTTCATGAAGTACGTCTGCATCGAGGCCGAGCGGCGGCACGGGACCCGGATCGACATGAAGCGTCTCGGCGCCGCGGCGTCCGAAGGGCAGGTGCTGAACCCGGCGATGCTTGCGTTCGTCGAAGAGGTCCGGGAGCACGCGACGACGGCCCTGCTCACCAACAACGTCGCCGAGGCCGCCTGGCGCGCGACGTTCCCGTTCCACCTGTTCGAGGTCGTCGTCGACTCCAGCGAGGCCGGGGTCCGCAAGCCCGAGCCGCAGATCTACCGGGTCCTGCTCGACAAGCTCGACCGCCCCGCCTCCCAGGTCGCGTTCGTCGACGACCTCGCGGTGAACGTCGACGGCGCCGCCGCCCTCGGCATCCACCCGATCCTGTTCACCGGCCTCGACGCCTGCCGCGCCGAACTCGTCCGCCTCGGCGCCCTCCTCGCTCCCCAACCCGCCTGA
- a CDS encoding class I adenylate-forming enzyme family protein: MHLTMLLDMAVDGFGDRVVVGRRQGGLTPRQLRALAQGGARLVAEQKADAIVYLAVNGPAFPVALFAAAYAGVPLVPVNYRLGAEQLDGVLSRHPAALVIADDGLTPERFLAAAAQGPAEAATGDGPAVVIYTSGTTSAPKGVLLRHENLVSYVFGTVEFAAADEDEATLMSVPPYHIAGVSNVLSNLYAGRRVVMLPAFDPAEWLATVRAERITHAMVVPTMLARIMACGDDPSVPSLRSLAYGGAAMPPQVIEAALRAWPHVDFVNAYGLTETSSTVAVLGPAEHRAAIASADPAVRARLHSAGRPVPGVEIEVRDDAGAVVAPGTPGRIWIRGEQVSGEYAGSGSAVDERGFFDTRDSGRLDDEGYLFVTGRVDDTIIRGGENIAPAEIEDVLLRHPAVADAAVVGVPDPEWGQRLEAVVVPAPDAEPDAEALRTHVRSTLRGSKTPDRIVFRPELPRTPTGKLLRREVLAELRGQPV, encoded by the coding sequence ATGCACCTGACGATGCTGCTCGACATGGCCGTCGACGGCTTCGGCGACCGGGTCGTCGTCGGACGCCGCCAGGGCGGCCTGACGCCACGTCAGCTCCGGGCGCTCGCGCAGGGTGGTGCCCGCCTGGTCGCCGAGCAGAAGGCCGACGCGATCGTCTACCTCGCGGTGAACGGACCCGCGTTCCCGGTCGCGCTCTTCGCGGCCGCGTACGCCGGGGTCCCGCTGGTCCCGGTCAACTACCGCCTCGGTGCCGAGCAACTCGACGGCGTTCTCTCCCGTCATCCCGCCGCCCTCGTCATCGCGGACGACGGCCTCACCCCGGAGCGGTTCCTCGCCGCCGCCGCGCAGGGGCCGGCCGAGGCGGCGACCGGGGACGGACCCGCCGTCGTCATCTACACCAGCGGGACGACCTCGGCCCCGAAGGGTGTCCTGCTCCGCCACGAGAACCTGGTCTCCTACGTCTTCGGCACCGTGGAGTTCGCCGCCGCCGACGAGGACGAGGCGACGCTGATGAGCGTCCCGCCGTACCACATCGCGGGGGTCTCGAACGTCCTGTCCAACCTCTACGCGGGCCGCCGGGTGGTGATGCTCCCGGCGTTCGACCCGGCGGAGTGGCTCGCCACCGTCCGCGCGGAGCGCATCACCCACGCGATGGTCGTGCCCACGATGTTGGCCCGGATCATGGCCTGCGGTGACGATCCATCAGTTCCGTCGCTGCGTTCCCTCGCCTACGGCGGCGCCGCGATGCCGCCGCAGGTCATCGAGGCGGCGCTCCGGGCGTGGCCGCACGTCGACTTCGTCAACGCCTACGGGCTCACCGAGACCAGCTCGACCGTCGCTGTCCTCGGTCCCGCCGAGCACCGCGCCGCGATCGCCTCGGCCGACCCGGCGGTCCGCGCCCGCCTGCACTCGGCCGGGCGCCCGGTGCCGGGCGTCGAGATCGAGGTCCGCGACGACGCCGGTGCGGTTGTCGCACCCGGCACCCCCGGCCGCATCTGGATCCGCGGCGAGCAGGTGTCGGGGGAGTACGCCGGCAGCGGCTCCGCCGTCGACGAGCGCGGCTTCTTCGACACCCGCGACTCCGGCCGCCTCGACGACGAGGGCTACCTGTTCGTCACCGGCCGGGTCGACGACACCATCATCCGCGGCGGGGAGAACATCGCCCCGGCCGAGATCGAGGACGTCCTGCTCCGCCACCCCGCGGTCGCGGACGCGGCGGTGGTCGGCGTCCCGGACCCGGAGTGGGGTCAGCGGCTCGAAGCCGTCGTCGTCCCGGCCCCGGACGCCGAGCCGGACGCCGAGGCGCTGCGCACCCACGTCCGGTCGACGCTGCGGGGGTCCAAGACTCCGGACCGCATCGTCTTCCGCCCCGAACTGCCCCGGACTCCGACCGGCAAGCTCCTCCGCCGCGAGGTACTCGCCGAGCTCCGGGGTCAACCGGTCTGA
- a CDS encoding FadR/GntR family transcriptional regulator yields MATTKLETIRLPKAAEIVARTLRRKIVTGELEADDPLPPEDQLMAEMGVARTTVREALRILESEGLLVVRRGAGGGARIRTPAVPMVSRYIGLLLQYEGATLADVHRARVMLEAPAAGLLAERGTPEIVAVLRGALAEEAAVMGDPAQASRAHGRFHHLVVQLTGCLTYDVLTSVTNRIIQVQSDRFLAAHGSEVSTREGLEIAHRAHRKLIDLIAARDVAGAEDLWRRHLQAGDAHLLSAPGARSVLDLME; encoded by the coding sequence GTGGCGACCACGAAGCTGGAGACGATCCGGCTCCCGAAGGCCGCCGAGATCGTGGCTCGCACTCTGCGCCGCAAGATCGTCACCGGCGAACTCGAGGCCGACGACCCGCTGCCGCCCGAGGACCAGTTGATGGCCGAGATGGGCGTCGCGCGGACGACCGTCCGGGAGGCGCTGCGGATCCTCGAGTCCGAGGGCCTGCTGGTGGTTCGTCGGGGGGCCGGCGGTGGCGCGCGCATTCGGACGCCTGCCGTCCCGATGGTCTCCCGCTACATCGGCCTGCTGCTGCAGTACGAGGGCGCGACGCTCGCGGACGTCCACCGCGCGCGGGTGATGCTCGAGGCCCCCGCCGCCGGCCTACTCGCCGAGCGCGGGACGCCGGAGATCGTCGCCGTGCTCCGCGGCGCCCTGGCCGAGGAGGCTGCTGTCATGGGCGACCCGGCGCAGGCGAGCCGTGCGCACGGGCGCTTCCATCATCTCGTCGTACAACTGACGGGGTGTCTGACCTACGACGTCCTCACCTCGGTGACCAACCGGATCATCCAGGTGCAGTCCGACCGCTTCCTCGCGGCGCACGGGTCCGAGGTCAGCACCCGCGAGGGTCTGGAGATCGCGCACCGCGCGCACCGCAAGCTCATCGACCTCATCGCCGCGCGGGACGTCGCCGGCGCCGAAGATCTGTGGCGGCGTCACCTCCAGGCCGGGGACGCGCACCTGCTCTCCGCCCCGGGGGCGAGGTCCGTCCTGGACCTCATGGAATGA
- a CDS encoding CoA transferase, protein MLPGATTDRVADWLASGVAFLTGRQAGPPLVPPGAAATLARELGEQLADVGVGIDGAALLAERAAFTGGRRQGSMSVGGSCRLLPTADGWAAVSCARPDDPLLLGALVGAELPADPWPAVADWLAVHSGADLAERASLLGVAAAPIPRLLPRAAPFEGGGRARPAGEVAGRLVVDFSALWAGPLCAHLLGLAGARVVKVETPTRPDGARRGNPDFYRLLHAGHRSVVADPHDRDGRRFLTALVEAADVVIEASRPRALASWGLTPESTDATWVSITAAGRASNRVGFGDDVAAGAGLVAGDAAGPVFVGDAIADPLAGLTAAVRAVTAAPGELVEVDMTAVVAATLTGGESAVVTEGAQPPRTRPIRGEAPDSGADTDAVRRELGC, encoded by the coding sequence GTGCTCCCGGGGGCCACCACCGACCGCGTCGCCGACTGGCTCGCCAGCGGCGTCGCTTTCCTGACGGGGCGTCAGGCCGGCCCGCCCCTGGTCCCGCCCGGTGCCGCCGCGACCCTCGCTCGTGAGCTCGGCGAGCAGCTGGCCGACGTCGGGGTCGGGATCGACGGCGCCGCATTGCTCGCCGAGCGGGCCGCGTTCACCGGCGGCCGACGGCAGGGCTCGATGTCCGTCGGTGGGAGCTGCCGGCTGCTGCCGACCGCCGACGGCTGGGCCGCCGTCTCGTGCGCCCGGCCCGACGACCCGCTGCTGCTCGGGGCGCTCGTCGGCGCGGAGCTCCCGGCCGACCCGTGGCCCGCCGTCGCGGACTGGCTCGCCGTCCACAGCGGCGCCGACCTCGCCGAGCGGGCGTCGTTGCTGGGCGTCGCGGCCGCTCCGATCCCCCGACTTCTCCCGCGCGCCGCGCCCTTCGAGGGCGGAGGAAGGGCGCGCCCCGCCGGAGAAGTGGCGGGTCGACTGGTGGTCGACTTCAGCGCGCTGTGGGCCGGGCCGCTGTGCGCGCACCTGCTCGGGCTGGCCGGCGCGCGGGTCGTGAAGGTCGAGACCCCGACCCGGCCCGACGGCGCGCGCCGCGGCAACCCGGACTTCTACCGACTCCTCCACGCGGGGCACCGCTCGGTCGTCGCGGACCCCCACGACCGCGACGGCCGCCGATTCCTGACCGCGCTCGTCGAGGCCGCGGACGTCGTCATCGAGGCCTCACGCCCCCGCGCGCTCGCGAGCTGGGGCCTCACCCCCGAGAGCACCGACGCCACCTGGGTGTCCATCACCGCCGCCGGACGCGCGAGCAACAGGGTCGGGTTCGGGGACGACGTCGCCGCCGGCGCCGGCCTCGTCGCGGGGGACGCCGCCGGGCCGGTGTTCGTCGGGGACGCGATCGCCGACCCCCTCGCCGGGCTGACCGCGGCCGTGCGGGCCGTGACCGCCGCTCCCGGCGAACTCGTCGAGGTCGACATGACGGCCGTGGTCGCGGCGACGCTCACGGGCGGGGAATCCGCGGTGGTCACCGAAGGCGCGCAACCGCCCCGCACGCGGCCGATACGCGGCGAGGCCCCGGACTCCGGAGCGGACACCGACGCGGTCCGCCGGGAGCTCGGATGCTGA
- a CDS encoding enoyl-CoA hydratase/isomerase family protein, producing MGDVAVVELDGVGLRLVPTGADAAPDEVAVADPPAEAARIEAAVDANPHAAALLVSVLRRTLDLDVRTALELESLAYSTLLGGPEFATWLFRRGPRPVPPLVADPVRLTRDGDVLHVTLTRPERRNAYGAQVRDALVDALAVALADPDVHVVLDGAGPCFCAGGDLDEFGTTPDPVTAHLIRTQAGAAWPLHQLAPRVEARLHGPCIGAGIELPAFAGRVVAAPGTTFRLPELGMGLIPGAGGTVSLPRRIGVARTAYLVLSGAPLDLDTALAWGLVDALGGDDIST from the coding sequence GTGGGAGACGTCGCGGTCGTGGAGCTGGACGGCGTCGGGCTGCGGCTCGTGCCGACCGGCGCCGACGCCGCGCCCGACGAGGTCGCGGTCGCCGATCCGCCGGCCGAGGCCGCGCGGATCGAAGCGGCCGTCGACGCGAACCCCCACGCGGCGGCCCTGCTGGTCTCGGTGCTGCGCCGGACGCTCGACCTCGACGTCCGCACCGCGCTCGAACTGGAGTCCCTCGCGTACTCGACGCTGCTCGGCGGGCCCGAGTTCGCAACCTGGCTGTTTCGCCGTGGGCCGCGCCCGGTCCCGCCGCTCGTCGCGGACCCCGTGCGACTGACGCGTGACGGCGACGTCCTGCACGTCACGCTCACCCGTCCCGAGCGCCGCAACGCCTACGGGGCGCAGGTGCGGGACGCGCTCGTCGACGCCCTCGCCGTCGCGCTCGCCGACCCCGACGTGCACGTGGTGCTCGACGGCGCCGGCCCGTGCTTCTGCGCCGGGGGCGACCTCGACGAGTTCGGCACCACCCCCGACCCCGTCACCGCCCACCTGATCCGCACCCAGGCCGGAGCCGCGTGGCCGTTGCATCAGCTCGCCCCGCGGGTCGAGGCCCGCCTGCACGGCCCGTGCATCGGGGCGGGCATCGAGCTCCCGGCGTTCGCGGGCCGCGTCGTCGCCGCCCCGGGCACGACGTTCCGGCTCCCCGAGCTCGGCATGGGCCTGATCCCCGGCGCCGGCGGCACCGTCAGCCTGCCGCGGCGGATCGGCGTCGCGCGGACGGCGTACCTCGTCCTCTCCGGCGCCCCCCTCGACCTCGACACCGCCCTCGCCTGGGGCCTCGTCGACGCCCTCGGTGGAGATGACATCTCCACCTGA
- a CDS encoding mycofactocin-coupled SDR family oxidoreductase has translation MSGRVAGRVALITGAARGQGRAHAVALAAEGADVVALDICADIASAPYPLAAPADLAETVALVEQHDRRALGVTADVRDPAAVRAAVDRTIAEFGRLDVVVAQAGIAPLGEDRGIQALLDAVDVDLLGAIATINAAVPHLGPGASVIATGSLTALRPRGGGDGGPGAVGYKYAKVALAQYVHELATVLAPQSIRVNCIHPTNVDTPMLQNSGMYRLFRPDLDEPTREDAEAAFPAMAAMPVPFVEVEDVSAAVVYLASDESRYVTGLQLRIDAGGYLKTAAFHP, from the coding sequence ATGAGCGGACGCGTTGCCGGGAGGGTCGCGCTGATCACCGGCGCGGCGCGAGGGCAGGGCCGGGCGCACGCCGTCGCGCTCGCCGCGGAGGGCGCGGACGTCGTCGCCCTCGACATCTGCGCCGACATCGCTTCCGCGCCGTACCCGCTCGCCGCCCCCGCCGACCTGGCCGAAACCGTCGCGCTGGTCGAGCAGCACGACCGGCGGGCACTGGGGGTCACCGCCGACGTCCGGGACCCCGCGGCGGTGCGGGCCGCCGTCGACCGCACGATCGCGGAGTTCGGCCGCCTCGACGTCGTCGTCGCCCAGGCCGGGATCGCGCCGCTCGGCGAGGACCGCGGGATCCAGGCCCTGCTCGACGCCGTCGACGTCGACCTGCTCGGCGCGATCGCGACGATCAACGCGGCGGTCCCCCACCTCGGTCCCGGCGCCTCGGTGATCGCGACCGGGTCGTTGACCGCTCTGCGACCCCGCGGCGGCGGCGACGGCGGCCCCGGTGCGGTGGGTTACAAGTACGCGAAGGTCGCGCTGGCGCAGTACGTCCACGAACTCGCGACGGTCCTGGCGCCGCAGTCGATCCGGGTCAACTGCATTCACCCGACCAACGTCGACACCCCGATGCTGCAGAACTCCGGGATGTACCGGCTGTTCCGGCCCGACCTCGACGAGCCGACCCGGGAGGACGCCGAGGCCGCGTTCCCCGCGATGGCGGCGATGCCGGTGCCGTTCGTCGAGGTCGAGGACGTCAGCGCGGCGGTGGTCTACCTCGCTTCCGACGAGTCTCGTTACGTGACGGGGCTTCAGTTGCGCATCGACGCGGGCGGCTACCTGAAGACGGCGGCGTTCCACCCGTGA
- a CDS encoding amidohydrolase family protein: MLIRNALLDDRRVDLRLDGDRIAEIEPNLRGEELLDAAGAQVLPGLVDHHLHLHAIAAAEASVNLTGLTPSQIAAALEATPADDHGWVRAVGLAGDLDAGALDALHPHRPVRAQHRSGAQWTVNSAGARLLDLGAADHPGIERDGTGAPTGRLHRADDWLRTRLPVRGLPDLTAVGRRLAAYGITAVTDATPDLVEFDATALPQRVTLLGVGLGCAAPLGTTVGPYKIVLADPDLPDLYDLTARIAAAHGTGRAVAVHCVTREAFALLLAALDAAGFRPGDRIEHAALVPASAIPLLRERGLRVVTQPGFLAARGGDYRRDVPASDHTDLYRCASLCRAGVPLALSSDAPHGPLDPWAVIAAATTRLTPDGEPLNPAECLTPAEALAAYLAPPDDPGGPPRKVEVGAPADLVLRQNGETRATLIAGHLVHP; this comes from the coding sequence ATGCTGATCCGCAACGCCCTCCTCGACGACCGCCGCGTCGACCTCCGGCTCGACGGGGACCGGATCGCGGAGATCGAGCCGAACCTGCGCGGCGAGGAACTCCTCGACGCCGCGGGGGCCCAGGTGCTGCCGGGTCTGGTCGACCACCACCTCCACCTACACGCGATCGCGGCCGCCGAAGCCTCGGTGAACCTCACCGGTCTGACGCCATCTCAGATCGCCGCTGCCCTCGAAGCCACCCCGGCCGACGACCACGGCTGGGTCCGGGCCGTCGGGCTGGCCGGCGACCTCGACGCCGGGGCGCTCGACGCCCTGCACCCCCACCGTCCCGTCCGAGCCCAGCACCGGAGCGGGGCGCAGTGGACGGTGAATTCGGCCGGGGCGCGCTTGTTGGATCTCGGCGCGGCCGACCACCCCGGAATCGAGCGCGACGGCACCGGGGCACCGACCGGCCGTCTGCACCGGGCCGACGACTGGCTACGGACCCGGCTGCCGGTCCGCGGCCTGCCGGACCTCACCGCGGTCGGTCGCCGGCTGGCGGCGTACGGCATCACCGCCGTCACGGACGCGACGCCCGACCTCGTCGAGTTCGACGCGACCGCTCTCCCCCAGCGCGTCACGTTGCTCGGGGTCGGGCTGGGGTGCGCCGCACCGCTCGGCACCACTGTCGGGCCGTACAAGATCGTGCTCGCCGACCCCGACCTGCCGGATCTCTACGACCTGACCGCCCGCATCGCCGCCGCCCACGGGACGGGGCGCGCGGTCGCCGTCCACTGCGTCACCCGGGAGGCGTTCGCGCTGCTGCTCGCCGCCCTCGACGCCGCCGGTTTCCGCCCCGGCGACCGGATCGAGCACGCGGCGCTCGTCCCGGCGTCGGCGATCCCGCTGCTGCGCGAGCGCGGGCTGCGCGTCGTCACCCAGCCCGGGTTCCTCGCCGCCCGTGGGGGCGACTACCGCCGGGACGTTCCGGCGTCCGACCACACCGATCTCTACCGCTGCGCCTCCCTGTGCCGCGCCGGAGTTCCCCTCGCGCTCTCCAGCGACGCCCCGCACGGCCCGCTCGACCCGTGGGCGGTGATCGCCGCCGCCACGACTCGCCTCACCCCCGACGGCGAGCCCCTCAACCCCGCCGAGTGCCTCACGCCGGCCGAGGCCCTCGCCGCCTATCTCGCCCCACCCGACGACCCCGGCGGCCCGCCGCGAAAGGTGGAAGTCGGCGCCCCCGCCGACCTCGTCCTCCGCCAGAACGGCGAGACCCGCGCGACCCTCATCGCCGGCCACCTCGTCCACCCGTAG
- a CDS encoding Zn-ribbon domain-containing OB-fold protein: MIVDDPLLVRARPADDPLHRFFWASGADGLLRMLRCGDCGYWLHPPSPRCPQCSSASVAPQELSGRGTVASFTVNVQQWVPGQEPYVYAIVELDEQPGLRLSTNVVGRAAEEVRIGQPVQVAFVHRHDVFYPVFRPADG, from the coding sequence GTGATCGTCGACGACCCTCTGCTCGTCCGCGCCCGCCCCGCCGACGACCCGTTGCACCGGTTCTTCTGGGCGTCCGGGGCCGACGGCCTCCTGCGCATGCTGCGGTGCGGCGACTGCGGCTACTGGCTGCACCCGCCCTCTCCGCGGTGCCCGCAGTGCTCCTCGGCGTCGGTCGCGCCGCAGGAGCTCTCCGGCCGCGGGACGGTGGCATCCTTCACCGTCAACGTCCAGCAGTGGGTGCCGGGCCAGGAGCCGTACGTCTACGCGATCGTCGAGCTCGACGAGCAGCCCGGGCTGCGGCTGAGCACGAACGTCGTGGGCCGCGCGGCGGAGGAGGTCCGGATCGGGCAACCGGTGCAGGTGGCGTTCGTCCACCGGCACGACGTCTTCTACCCCGTCTTCCGTCCCGCCGATGGGTGA